The Cronobacter sakazakii genome has a window encoding:
- the opgB gene encoding phosphatidylglycerol--membrane-oligosaccharide glycerophosphotransferase, producing the protein MSEWLSILFFIASVAIYAFKAGRNTWWFIATLVVLGLFVILNLTLLASNYFTGDGINDAVLYTLTNSLTGAGVSKYILPGVGLVAVLLAVFGLLTWILRRRRHLPYHFGYSFVALLLALASVDASPAFRQITELVKSQTAEGDPDFAAYYKEPQKRIDNPQLNLVYIYGESLERTYFDDQAFPNLTPELGALKNEGIDFSHTAQLPGTDYTIAGMVASQCGIPLFAPFEGNASASMSSFFPQNVCLGDILKNSGYENYFIQGANLRFAGKDVFLKSHGFDHLYGAEELKNTVADPTYRNDWGFYDDTVLDQAWKKYEELSKAGKRFSLFTLTVDTHHPDGFVSRTCTRKSYSFEGKPNQSFSAVTCSQQHIAAFINKIKASPYFKNTVIVVSSDHLAMNNTAYKYLSKQDRNNLFFILRGDQPQQDVLAVKRNTMDNGATVLDVLGGDNFLGLGRSSLSGQSLSTVFLNMKSKVLAWKPDIISLWKFPSKIDNFTVDTQKQTIAFSGSHFRLPLLLRVSDKRIEPLPESEYSAPLRFQLADFAPRDNFLWVDNCYKMARLWAPALALSTDYCVSQGQLGGEQKVQRVDKATWQGKAAFRDTVIDTARYQRNVETLKVMDNDIRYQADSFIFNVAGAPEEVKQFSGISRPESWGRWSNAQLGEEVKIEYNQPLPEKFDLVITAKAFGPNAGKPVPVKVGESEQTLTLGNEVSTTTLHFENPTRSNTLVIVPPEPQSTNEGNILGHSPRRLGIGMVSIKVINASG; encoded by the coding sequence TTGTCAGAGTGGCTTTCCATACTTTTCTTTATCGCCTCCGTGGCGATTTACGCCTTCAAGGCGGGCCGTAACACCTGGTGGTTTATCGCCACTCTGGTGGTGTTAGGGCTGTTTGTTATCCTGAATCTGACGCTGCTTGCCAGCAACTATTTTACCGGCGATGGCATCAATGACGCGGTGCTCTACACGCTGACCAACAGTCTCACCGGCGCGGGCGTCAGCAAATACATCCTGCCTGGTGTCGGGCTGGTCGCAGTGCTGCTCGCGGTCTTTGGCCTGCTGACATGGATTTTGCGCCGTCGCCGCCATCTGCCTTATCACTTCGGCTACAGCTTCGTGGCGCTGCTGCTGGCGCTCGCCTCGGTGGACGCCAGCCCGGCGTTTCGCCAGATAACCGAACTGGTGAAATCCCAGACCGCAGAGGGCGATCCCGACTTTGCGGCGTACTATAAAGAGCCGCAAAAGCGTATCGACAATCCACAGCTCAATCTCGTTTACATCTACGGCGAAAGCCTGGAGCGCACCTATTTTGACGATCAGGCGTTCCCGAACCTGACACCGGAGCTGGGCGCGCTGAAAAACGAAGGCATCGATTTCAGCCATACCGCGCAGTTGCCCGGCACCGATTACACCATCGCGGGTATGGTCGCCTCGCAGTGCGGCATTCCGCTTTTTGCGCCCTTTGAGGGCAACGCGTCTGCCTCGATGTCGAGCTTCTTCCCGCAGAACGTCTGCCTGGGCGATATCCTCAAAAACTCCGGCTATGAGAACTACTTCATCCAGGGTGCTAACCTGCGCTTTGCCGGAAAAGACGTATTCCTCAAATCCCACGGTTTCGATCATCTCTACGGGGCCGAAGAGCTGAAAAACACGGTAGCGGACCCAACCTATCGCAACGACTGGGGCTTTTACGACGACACGGTGCTGGACCAGGCGTGGAAAAAATATGAAGAGCTCTCAAAAGCGGGCAAACGCTTCTCGCTCTTTACGCTGACGGTCGACACGCACCACCCGGACGGTTTCGTCTCGCGCACCTGTACGCGAAAGAGCTACTCGTTTGAAGGCAAACCGAACCAGTCTTTCAGCGCGGTCACCTGTAGCCAGCAGCATATCGCGGCGTTTATTAACAAAATCAAAGCGTCGCCGTATTTCAAAAATACGGTCATCGTTGTGTCGTCGGATCATCTGGCGATGAACAACACCGCCTATAAATATCTCAGCAAGCAGGATCGTAATAACCTGTTCTTTATTCTGCGAGGCGATCAGCCGCAGCAGGACGTGCTGGCGGTGAAACGCAATACAATGGATAACGGCGCGACAGTGCTCGATGTGCTGGGCGGCGACAACTTCCTGGGGCTCGGGCGCAGCAGTCTTTCCGGCCAGTCGCTCTCGACCGTGTTTCTGAACATGAAATCAAAAGTGCTGGCGTGGAAGCCCGATATCATCAGCCTGTGGAAATTCCCGTCGAAAATAGACAACTTCACGGTCGACACGCAAAAACAGACCATCGCCTTCTCCGGAAGCCATTTCCGCCTGCCGCTGCTGCTGCGCGTGTCGGATAAACGTATCGAACCGCTGCCGGAGAGTGAATACTCCGCGCCGCTGCGCTTCCAGCTGGCGGATTTCGCCCCGCGCGATAACTTCCTGTGGGTGGATAACTGCTACAAAATGGCGCGCCTCTGGGCACCTGCGCTGGCGCTCTCCACTGACTACTGCGTCTCGCAGGGGCAGCTCGGCGGCGAGCAAAAAGTGCAGCGGGTGGATAAAGCCACCTGGCAGGGCAAAGCGGCGTTTCGCGATACGGTTATCGACACGGCACGCTACCAGCGTAACGTCGAGACGCTCAAAGTGATGGATAACGACATCCGCTATCAGGCCGACAGTTTTATCTTTAACGTGGCGGGCGCGCCGGAAGAGGTCAAACAGTTCTCCGGCATTTCACGCCCGGAATCCTGGGGCCGCTGGTCCAACGCGCAGCTCGGCGAAGAAGTGAAAATCGAATATAACCAGCCCCTGCCGGAGAAATTCGATTTAGTCATCACCGCCAAAGCGTTTGGCCCGAACGCCGGGAAACCGGTGCCCGTGAAGGTGGGCGAGAGCGAACAGACGCTGACGCTCGGCAACGAGGTCTCCACCACCACGCTGCATTTCGAAAACCCGACGCGCAGCAACACGCTGGTGATTGTGCCGCCGGAGCCGCAGTCAACCAACGAGGGCAACATTCTTGGTCACTCGCCGCGCCGTCTCGGCATCGGCATGGTGTCCATTAAGGTCATTAACGCGAGCGGGTGA